Genomic window (Neorhizobium galegae bv. orientalis str. HAMBI 540):
CCAACAAGGATGCCGCCGACCGGATCGCCGACTACGTCGCCGGCATTCGCAAATTCTATGCGCTCGCCACCTATTTCACCGTCAACATCTCCTCGCCCAATACACCGGGCCTGCGGGATCTTCAGGCGCGAGACAGCCTGAAGGCGTTGCTTGAGGCCGTGTTGACCGCCCGCGCCGAAGAGGCGCTGCGCCATGGCCGCACCGTTCCGGTCTTCCTGAAGATCGCACCCGATCTGACCGAGGAGGGCTTGGACGACATCGCGGCCGAGGCGACTGCGCATCCGCTCGACGGGCTGATCGTCTCCAACACGACGCTTGCCCGAGACGGATTGAAGGACCAGGCCCAGGCGAAGGAAGCAGGTGGTCTTTCCGGCGCGCCGCTCTTCAGGCGCTCGACGGCCGTTCTGGCCAAAATGCGCAAGCGCGTCGGGCCGGATCTCGCCGTCATCGGCGTTGGCGGCGTTTCGAGTGCGGCGGATGCGCTCGAAAAGATCCGCGCCGGTGCCGACCTCGTGCAGTTCTATTCCTGCATGGTCTACGAAGGCCCCGGCCTGCCGGCGACGATCGTCAAGGGGCTTTCGGCCCTTCTCGACCGGGAAAAGGTGTCCTCGATCCGCGATCTGCGCGATAGCCGCCTCGATCAATGGGCGGAAACGAAACTCTGACGCGCCTTGCGCGGCACCATGGCCGCCAGGAAAAAGCCGCGCATCAGCAGGAACAGGTTGAGCGACAGCCAGAGCCCATGGTTGCCGATCATCGGCACGAGCACGGCGAGGCTGACGCAATAGCCTGCAAATGACGCGAGCATCATGTTGCGCATCTCGCGCGACCAGGTGGCGCCGATGAACACGCCGTCCATCTGGAAGGCGAGCGCGCCGGACAAGCCCGTCACCGCCGCCCAGCCGAGATAGACATAAGCCTCCTGCCGCACGTCTTGCGAGGTGGTCAGAAGCTCGATGATCGGCTGACCGAAGACCACGAAGAACAGCCCGACGACGCCTGCCATCACGAAGGACCAGAGGCCGGTCAGCTTCAGCGCCCGATCGAAGGACGGTCGGTACTTCGCGCCCACCGCGCGGCCGGCGAGCTGTTCGGCGGCGCCCGCGAGCCCGTCGAGGAAGAAGGCCGAGAGCATGAAGATGTTCATCAGCACCGCGTTGGCCGCCAGCGTCACCGCCCCGAAGCTCGACCCGACGCGGGTCAGCACCGCAAACGCGCCGTTCAATATCAGCGAGCGGATCAGGATGTCGGCATTGAGCTGGAAAAGCTGGCGCAGCTTGGCGGCATCGAAAATGTCCGCGCGCGTCGGCCGGTAGGCGGCGGAAAATTGCCGGCTGACGATGACGAGGCCGATCACCACGGCGGTCACTTCCGCCGCCGCGGTCGCCCAGGCGACGCCCGCCACACCCCATCCCAATACCAGACCGAACAGGATGGCAAGCACGATATTGGTGCCGTTGAGGATGATCTGCAGCGTGAGCCCGAGCACGCCCTGGCCCCGCCCGAGGACGAAGCCGAGAATGGCGAAATTGGCGAAGGTCGCGGGGCTGGTCAGTACCCGGATCGCGAAATAACGCCGTGTCACCTCGGCGACGGTCGGATCGCTGGTCATCAGGTCCGGCGCATATCGAAGGATCAGCGGCGAGAGCGCCAGCATGATCACGCCAAGGCCGAGCGCGCTCAAAAACGCCCGCCAGAATACCGCCTGCTGTTCTCGGATGTCTCCTCGGCCGAAGGCCTGCGCCACCAGTCCGGTGGTCGAGGTGCGGAAAAAGCTGAGGCTGCCATAGATGAGATCGAAGAGGATGGCGCCGATCGCCAGGCCCGCCAGCGCTTCCGCCTGGCCGAGCTGCCCGACAACCGCGGTATCGGTGAGGCCGAGCAGCGGCGTCGTCAGGAACCCGAGCGTCATCGGAATGGCAATGCCGAGCACCAGCCGGTGGGTCACATCGAAGGGTTTGGTCGCCCCAGTCTCGTGCTTACGCCCCCCGCTCTCCATCGGTCAGCCGGAAAGGACCATGGCCCAATAGGGCCGGGCGCCAACGGAGGTGCGTGCCATGGCAACCCCGAGCCCTCGGTAGGAGCCGAGCATGTTTTCGAGATGTTTCGGCGAGTCGATCCAGGCCTGCACGGCGGCCACGACCGTATCCTGACCGCTGGCGATATTTTCGGCTGCCGGCAGCGCCACCTCATTGCTCTTCATCCGGGCGCCAAAATCGTCGCCGAAACCGATCAGGTGTTTCATTTCGTTGGCTTTGGCCATGCGCACCGCCTGGCGGGCCGCGGCCTTGCGCGCGGGCATGTCGAGCGTCAGCGTGGATAAGCCACGGCCCTGCCGCAGCTTGTTGACCATCGGAAGCGCGGCTTGCGTCTCGTCTTCGGCGCCGGCCGTCGGCGTCAGGACCGATGTGGTGGAACAGCCGGCGAGCGCCAGTGCCATGCCGGAAAAGACGAGAAGGTCCCGCCGGGAAGGTTTGATCAGTGAAATCATGTCAGCGGCGGTAGCTCATCAGGCGCAGGATGACGAAGATCGGAATGACGATGATCGCGCCAAGCACGAGATAATTGCCGACCCGTCCGAGCGCCCGGAAGCCGTTATACCAAAGGTCCAGGAACCAGTAGCGGATCGTGTCGACGATATTGTCCGGCGTGAAGCCGAAGAATGCCAGCAGAAAACCCACCACCAGGCACACCACGATCAGCTTGACGATCGTGCGACCTAGCGTATCGCCCAGGAACTTGTTGACCCCGTCCGCCATCCTTGTCCTTCTCCAAATTGCAAATGAGAGATAATCGGCAGCCGTTGCCACCGCAAGCGTTTCCCCTCAGATAGAACTTGAGTTTTTTTGTGGCTTCGGCAAAGAACCTCCACCTTAGAGGATCATCCATGTCGCCCAGCCCGTTTTCCAGCCAATTCTCCTCGGGCGATGCCACCGCCGATCGCCGCGCCGACTACGCCCGCATGCTGGGGGAGGGCGGAGATTTCGCGGCTGCGGCGGAACTGATCGAACAGGCGCTCGAACTGACGCCCGGCTGGGCCGCCGGCTGGTTCCGGCTCGGCGAATATCGCGACAAGGCCGGTCTCGGCACGGCCGCGGACGCCTACCGCCAGACCTTGGTCCTGCGGCCAGACGATGTTTTTGGCGCCCGCCTGAAACTCGCGCTGATCGGCGCGGAGCAGACGCCCGACCGGCCGCCGAGCCGTTATGTCGAAGGCCTGTTCGACGACTATGCCGACCGGTTCGATACGGCGCTCGTCGAAAAGCTGGGCTATTGCGTGCCTGGCAAGCTGGCGGGGCTGATCATGCCGCATGGACCGTTCCGCAATACGGTCGATCTCGGTTGCGGCACCGGCCTGTTCGGTGCCGAGATCCGCGGCAGGACCGAACGCCTCGAAGGCTTCGACCTGTCCGCCAACATGCTCGCCAAGGCGCAGGTCAAGGGTCTTTACGACCATCTCTGCCAGTCCGACCTCAGCCTCGTATCAGACGATTCCGGCCTTTTCGGCGACTTTCCGCCTCACCGCGCCGATCTCGTCTCGGCGGCCGACGTGCTGATGTATCTGGGCTCGCTCGAAACCGTCTTCCCGCTGGTGCTTGAACTGTTATTGCCGGCTGGTCTCTTCGCGTTCTCGGTCGAGGATGCGGGCGAGGGGGAGGGTTTCGTGCTGCGG
Coding sequences:
- a CDS encoding MATE family efflux transporter; its protein translation is MESGGRKHETGATKPFDVTHRLVLGIAIPMTLGFLTTPLLGLTDTAVVGQLGQAEALAGLAIGAILFDLIYGSLSFFRTSTTGLVAQAFGRGDIREQQAVFWRAFLSALGLGVIMLALSPLILRYAPDLMTSDPTVAEVTRRYFAIRVLTSPATFANFAILGFVLGRGQGVLGLTLQIILNGTNIVLAILFGLVLGWGVAGVAWATAAAEVTAVVIGLVIVSRQFSAAYRPTRADIFDAAKLRQLFQLNADILIRSLILNGAFAVLTRVGSSFGAVTLAANAVLMNIFMLSAFFLDGLAGAAEQLAGRAVGAKYRPSFDRALKLTGLWSFVMAGVVGLFFVVFGQPIIELLTTSQDVRQEAYVYLGWAAVTGLSGALAFQMDGVFIGATWSREMRNMMLASFAGYCVSLAVLVPMIGNHGLWLSLNLFLLMRGFFLAAMVPRKARQSFVSAH
- a CDS encoding quinone-dependent dihydroorotate dehydrogenase; translation: MIGPFAGLAARSLFVFDPETAHGLSIAALKTGLVPACRLAADPRLAQTVAGIRFANPVGLAAGYDKNAEVPDAMLKLGFGFTEIGTVTPKAQAGNDKPRIFRLVEDRGVINRLGFNNEGHEAAFTRLTARRNAPGIVGVNIGANKDAADRIADYVAGIRKFYALATYFTVNISSPNTPGLRDLQARDSLKALLEAVLTARAEEALRHGRTVPVFLKIAPDLTEEGLDDIAAEATAHPLDGLIVSNTTLARDGLKDQAQAKEAGGLSGAPLFRRSTAVLAKMRKRVGPDLAVIGVGGVSSAADALEKIRAGADLVQFYSCMVYEGPGLPATIVKGLSALLDREKVSSIRDLRDSRLDQWAETKL
- a CDS encoding class I SAM-dependent DNA methyltransferase — its product is MSPSPFSSQFSSGDATADRRADYARMLGEGGDFAAAAELIEQALELTPGWAAGWFRLGEYRDKAGLGTAADAYRQTLVLRPDDVFGARLKLALIGAEQTPDRPPSRYVEGLFDDYADRFDTALVEKLGYCVPGKLAGLIMPHGPFRNTVDLGCGTGLFGAEIRGRTERLEGFDLSANMLAKAQVKGLYDHLCQSDLSLVSDDSGLFGDFPPHRADLVSAADVLMYLGSLETVFPLVLELLLPAGLFAFSVEDAGEGEGFVLRDSLRYTHSQAYIRMLLSRFGLDLLKVENTVIRMDAGKPVHGILFLSRKPG
- a CDS encoding CAP domain-containing protein: MSLIKPSRRDLLVFSGMALALAGCSTTSVLTPTAGAEDETQAALPMVNKLRQGRGLSTLTLDMPARKAAARQAVRMAKANEMKHLIGFGDDFGARMKSNEVALPAAENIASGQDTVVAAVQAWIDSPKHLENMLGSYRGLGVAMARTSVGARPYWAMVLSG
- a CDS encoding DUF6460 domain-containing protein → MADGVNKFLGDTLGRTIVKLIVVCLVVGFLLAFFGFTPDNIVDTIRYWFLDLWYNGFRALGRVGNYLVLGAIIVIPIFVILRLMSYRR